A single genomic interval of Armigeres subalbatus isolate Guangzhou_Male chromosome 1, GZ_Asu_2, whole genome shotgun sequence harbors:
- the LOC134217479 gene encoding uncharacterized protein K02A2.6-like isoform X1: MHKIKQLARRTIYWFGLNRDIEDFVRSCRVCLETSSVAKRPPYAPWTPTSKHFSRIHADFFFFERKVFLVVVDSYTKWVEIEQMNTGTDTKKVIRVFLNIFSRFGLPDVLVTDGGPPFNSEHFQTFFKKQGVIVMKSPAYHPESNGQAERMINLSGRIVSAHRRQIKIPKDSRRRRSQRFVFSGESPSISAQLCNSNNSSFEEGTYGGSESHSKKRKRSEEDDTDSDFYGFAADSLLFEEDQDPLWNPLPSRDGEGLVYT; the protein is encoded by the exons ATGCATAAGATCAAGCAACTGGCCAGACGAACTATCTACTGGTTCGGGTTGAACCGAGATATTGAGGATTTTGTGAGATCATGTCGGGTTTGCCTAGAAACTTCTTCTGTTGCTAAACGTCCACCGTATGCGCCTTGGACCCCAACGAGCAAACATTTCAGTCGTATTCACgctgattttttcttttttgagaGGAAGGTTTTCCTAGTAGTAGTGGACAGTTACACAAAGTGGGTGGAAATTGAACAAATGAACACTGGCACAGATACCAAAAAAGTTATCAGGGTTTTCCTCAATATATTTTCTAGGTTCGGGTTGCCAGATGTGCTAGTTACAGATGGTGGCCCTCCATTCAACTCAGAACATTTTCAAACCTTTTTCAAGAAACAAGGAGTAATCGTTATGAAGAGTCCTGCATACCATCCGGAAAGCAACGGCCAGGCGGAACGAATG ATTAACCTCAGCGGGCGGATCGTTTCGGCACACAGACGGCAAATCAAGATCCCTAAGGACTCTCGCCGAAGACGATCGCAACGCTTTGTTTTTAGTGGAGAGAGTCCCAGCATCTCAGCACAACTTTGCAATAGCAACAACAGCAGTTTTGAAGAAGGAACCTATGGCGGTTCCGAAAGTCACAGCAAGAAGAGGAAGAGAAGTGAAGAAGATGATACAGATTCGGACTTTTACGGCTTCGCGGCCGATTCCCTTTTGTTCGAAGAGGATCAGGATCCTCTATGGAATCCTTTGCCTTCTCGAGATGGAGAGGGGCTTGTATACACTTAA
- the LOC134217479 gene encoding uncharacterized protein LOC134217479 isoform X2, whose translation MMPSINLSGRIVSAHRRQIKIPKDSRRRRSQRFVFSGESPSISAQLCNSNNSSFEEGTYGGSESHSKKRKRSEEDDTDSDFYGFAADSLLFEEDQDPLWNPLPSRDGEGLVYT comes from the coding sequence ATTAACCTCAGCGGGCGGATCGTTTCGGCACACAGACGGCAAATCAAGATCCCTAAGGACTCTCGCCGAAGACGATCGCAACGCTTTGTTTTTAGTGGAGAGAGTCCCAGCATCTCAGCACAACTTTGCAATAGCAACAACAGCAGTTTTGAAGAAGGAACCTATGGCGGTTCCGAAAGTCACAGCAAGAAGAGGAAGAGAAGTGAAGAAGATGATACAGATTCGGACTTTTACGGCTTCGCGGCCGATTCCCTTTTGTTCGAAGAGGATCAGGATCCTCTATGGAATCCTTTGCCTTCTCGAGATGGAGAGGGGCTTGTATACACTTAA